One region of Agelaius phoeniceus isolate bAgePho1 chromosome W unlocalized genomic scaffold, bAgePho1.hap1 SUPER_W_unloc_1, whole genome shotgun sequence genomic DNA includes:
- the LOC143692400 gene encoding olfactory receptor 14A16-like encodes MITFLTDPHAKAQQISNSSSIRHFLLLALADTRQLQLLHFCLLLGISLAALLGNGLIISAVACGHHLHTPMFFFLLNLALADLGSICTTVPKAMHNSLWDTRDISYTGCATQLFLIYFFLGSEFYLLTIMCYDRYVSICKPLHYGTLLGSRACAHMAAAAWASAFLNALMHTANTFSLPLCHDNALGQFFCEIPQILKLSCSHSNLRELGLIAVSSCLSLCCFVFIVFSYVQIFRAVLRIPSEQGRHKAFSTCLPHLAIVSLFISTVIFVHLKPPSMSSPSLDLALSVLYSVVPPALNPLIYSLRNQELKAAVRRLMTGCFQKH; translated from the coding sequence atgattacttttcttacagatccccatgccaaggcacagcaaatatccaacagcagctccatcaggcacttcctcctgctggcattggcagacacgcggcagctgcagctcctgcacttctgcctcttgctgggcatctccctggctgccctcctgggcaacggcctcatcatcagcgccgtagcctgcggccaccacctgcacacgcccatgttcttcttcctgctcaacctggccctcgctgacctgggctccatctgcaccactgtccccaaagccatgcacaattccctctgggacaccagggacatctcctacactggatgtgccaCACAACTCTTTCTGATTTACTTCTTCCTTGGATCAGAGTTTTatctcctgaccatcatgtgctacgaccgctacgtgtccatctgcaaacccctgcactacgggaccctcctgggcagcagagcttgtgcccacatggcagcagctgcctgggccagtgcctttctcaatgctctcatgcacacagccaatacattttccctgcccctgtgccatgacaatgccctgggccagttcttctgtgaaattccACAGATCCttaagctctcctgctcacactcaaacCTCAGGGAACTGGGACTCATTGCTGTTAGCTCCTGTTTATCattgtgttgttttgtgttcattgttttctcctatgtgcagatcttcagggctgtgctgaggatcccctctgagcagggacggcacaaagccttttccacctgcctccctcacctggctatCGTCTCTCTGTTCATCAGCACGGTTATCTTTGTTCACCTGAaacccccctccatgtcctccccatccctggatttggccctgtcagttctgtactcggtggtgcctccagccctgaaccccctcatctacagcctgaggaaccaggagctcaaggctgcagtgcggagactgatgactggatgctttcagaaacattaa